The region CCAGTGGTATCCTGCACGAATAAAAAAAGACCCCGGCGTGTGGGGCCCATAATGATCATCCTTGCTCCTTTAATTTTTTAAACTCCTGGATCAAAAGCGGAACCACCTCAAAAAGGTCCCCCACTATGCCGTAGTCGGCCACTTTAAAGATGTTGGCCTCCGGGTCCTTATTTATGGCCACGATATACTTGGAGGAACCCATGCCCGCCAGGTGCTGGATGGCACCGGAAATGCCGCAGGCAATGTAGAGGGTGGGGGAAACGGTCTTGCCCGTCTGGCCCACCTGCATGCTGTGGGGTGCCCAGCCGGCATCCACCGCGGCCCGGGAAGCCCCCACTGCAGCCCCCAGCACATCGGCCAGCTCTTCTAAAAGCCTGAAGTTTTCCGGCCCCTTCATGCCCCGGCCACCGGAAACAATGATGTCCGCCTCCGTCAGCTCCGGCCGGGTGCTCACCTGGCGCACCACATCTCTGATTATTTGACGGATACTGCCCGGCTGGGGATTTACCTCAATTACCTGGGCCGTACGGCCGGCCTGCGGCGGGTTAACGGGCAGAACATTGGGCCGCACCGTGGCCATCACCGGGCGCGCCTCAGGGCAAACACCCTCAAAAAAGGCTTTACCGGCATAGATGGGTCTCTTGAATACCAGTTGCCCGTCTTCCAATCTCACATCGACGCAGTCGGTAAAAAGGCCGGTATCCAGGCGTTGAGCCACGTGAGCGGCCAGATCCCTGCCCAGAACGGTGTAACCCAGTAAAAAAACACTGGGCTGGTGTTCCCTGACTAAGGCAGTAACAGCGCTGGTATAACCGTCTGTGGTATAATTTTCCAGGTCTTCGCTTTGTAACAAATATACTTTATCTGCACCATATTCAGCCAGGGTACCCGCCAGACCTGCCACGTCCCTGCCCGTTAATACGGCACACAATTCTTCCTTTTGCTCATCTGCTATTTTTCGCGCGGCACTTAAAAGTTCCAGGGTTACTTTTTTCAGTTTCCCGTCCTTTTGCTCTGCGTAAACCCAGATTCCACCAGGCATTCTTTACCCTCCCCGACTGTTAGATAATTTTGGCTTCTTCCCGCAGGGCACGGACCAGGGCCGCTGCAGCTTCGGCTGCCTCACCGGGTATAATCCTTCCGGGCTTGCGAGGTGGGGGTAAGTAATACTTCACTGCCCGCACTTTGGGAACCACCTGGCCTGCATCCAGCCCCAGATCCTGAAGGGTCATTTTCTGCATGGGCTTTTTCTTGGCCTGCATGATCCCCTTCATGGTAGGGTACCGGGGTTCGTTTAATCCCTTCTGGGCGGTGACCACGGCCGGCAGGGGTACTTCCACCACTTCGCTTCCCCCTTCAATTTCCCGGGTGGCCAAAACGCTCCCCTCCCCCACTTCCAGCCTGGTAACCATATTTACCATGGGCAGCCCAAGTATCTCGGCCACCCGGGCTGCCACCTGGGCTGAACCGTCGTCAATAGCCCGCCAGCCGGCCAGGATGATGTCGTACTGCAGGCCGCCAATAACCTTGGCTAAAATCGTTGCCGTCACGTACTCGTCTACTTCCATCCCATCCGGGCTAACCAGTATGGCCT is a window of Desulfofundulus luciae DNA encoding:
- a CDS encoding electron transfer flavoprotein subunit alpha/FixB family protein encodes the protein MPGGIWVYAEQKDGKLKKVTLELLSAARKIADEQKEELCAVLTGRDVAGLAGTLAEYGADKVYLLQSEDLENYTTDGYTSAVTALVREHQPSVFLLGYTVLGRDLAAHVAQRLDTGLFTDCVDVRLEDGQLVFKRPIYAGKAFFEGVCPEARPVMATVRPNVLPVNPPQAGRTAQVIEVNPQPGSIRQIIRDVVRQVSTRPELTEADIIVSGGRGMKGPENFRLLEELADVLGAAVGASRAAVDAGWAPHSMQVGQTGKTVSPTLYIACGISGAIQHLAGMGSSKYIVAINKDPEANIFKVADYGIVGDLFEVVPLLIQEFKKLKEQG
- a CDS encoding electron transfer flavoprotein subunit beta/FixA family protein is translated as MNVVVMLKQTFDTEARITLDEKGRINREGVSLIINPYDEFAVEEGLRVKEKSKGEVTVVSVGEAQVQEALRQALAMGADKAILVSPDGMEVDEYVTATILAKVIGGLQYDIILAGWRAIDDGSAQVAARVAEILGLPMVNMVTRLEVGEGSVLATREIEGGSEVVEVPLPAVVTAQKGLNEPRYPTMKGIMQAKKKPMQKMTLQDLGLDAGQVVPKVRAVKYYLPPPRKPGRIIPGEAAEAAAALVRALREEAKII